Sequence from the Streptomyces sp. R33 genome:
GGGTGGCCGGGGCCGGCTTCAGGATGATCGGCGCGCCGACGGCGATGGCCGGGGCCACCTTGTGGGCGCACAGGTTCAGCGGGAAGTTGAACGGCGCGATGCCGAGGACCGGGCCCTTGACGAAGCGGCGGGTCAGGGCGAGACGGCCGACGCCACCGGCGTCGGTGTCGAGGCGCTGGGCCTCTCCGCCGTTGAAGCGGCGGGCCTCTTCGGCGGCGAAACGGAACACGGACACCGCACGGCCGACCTCACCGCGGGCCCACTTGATGGGCTTGCCGTTCTCGGCGGAGATCAGCTGGGCGATCTCCTCGGTGCGCTCGACGAGCCGCTTGGACACGTGGTCCAGGGCGGCGGCACGGACATGGGCGGGAGTCGCGGAGAACTCGGCCGTCACGGCGTACGCCGCGGCCACGGCCTCTTCGACCTGGGCGTCGGTGGGCACGCTGACCGTGCCGACGAGCCGGTTGTCCCACGGGGAGTGGACGTCGAAGCTGTCCTCGCCGGTGGCCTGGCGGCCGGCGAGCCAGAAGGCGTGGGTGGAAGTCATGCGAATCCCGGCCCTTCGAGTGTGTGCGGGGTCCTTGTCCCCTCCACCGTAGGACTCCGTCCGGGTTTCGGCGTTTAGCCGGGGTGGAGTGTGCAGAGCCTTGCCCACGCCGCTTTGTCAGTGTCGCCGCCCCGGTCCCGCTGCGCGGCGGCCCGGGGCTACGCCGCGGGCGAGGTGGCCTTGAGGGCGAGCCACAGCTCCATGCGGACGTCCGGGTCGTCCAGGGAGCGACCCAGGATCTCCTCCACCCGCCGCATCCGGTACCGCAGCGTGTGCCGGTGCACGCCCAGGTCGGCGGCGGCCGCGTCCCACTGCCCGTGCCGCGACAGCCACGCCTGCAGCGAAGCCACCAGATCCCCCCGCCCCTTCTCGTCGTGCTCGCGCAGCGCCCGCAGGGTGCCGTCCGCGAACGCCCGTACCGCTTCATCCGCCAGCAGCGGGAGGACCGACCCCGCCGCCAGGTCCTCGTGTTCCACCATCGGCCGCCCTCGCCGCCGGGCCACGGCCAGCGCCTGGTCGGCCTGCTTGAACGCCGCCGCCACCCCAGCAGGCACCGCGGCGGCGGACAGGCCGACCACCAGCTCGTCCGGCTCCGGACCCGTCGTCTCCCGTCCGCGCCGCGATTCCAGGGCCTCCGCGTGGTCCGCGCACGCCTGCACCGCGGAGCCCCCGTCGGCCGCCAGCACCACCAGCCGCCCCGGCTCCGGCACCACCAGCAGCGCCTCCCCCGCACGGGCCGCCGCCGACTCGACGGCGTCGGCCAGCAGTGCCAGGCCCTCCGGCTGCGCCGTCCCCGGCAGCGCCGGCTCCGCCACGATCAGCCGGAACGGCGCCTCCAGCAGCGCCCCGTACAAGTCCCCGGCCACGGCCCGGGCGTGCTCGGCCTCCCCGTCCAGCAGCATCCGCAGCACCGCCGCCCCCAGCCGGGACTCCGCGTCGTGCAGCGACCTCGAGCGCTCGGTGGTCAGGGTCAGCAGCGCCACCGCCGAGTGCACGGCGTACCGCTCGGCCGTGCCCAGCGGGGCCCCGGTGCCGACGGCGAGCGCGCCGCGGGCCCGCCGGCCCGTCCCCAGCGACTGGAGCTCGACCCGGTCCTCCGAGCCGCCCACCACCGCGCTCGCCGGCGCCGGCCGCTCCCGCAGCCGCTCCACGTCGGGGGTCAGCCGGGCGGCCCGCCGCGCGGCCCATTCCGGGGCGGCGGCGACCACCGCGCCCGAGGTGTCGTACAGGGCGGCCCAGCCGTGCACGTGCGCCGCCAGTTTCGCCAGCAGCTCGGCGGGGCCGTCGGCGGACAGCGCGGCCCGGGTCAGCTCCCGCTGGGCCTCGAATCCGGCGGTCACCGCGCGGTACTGGTCCGCGGCGAGGGCCGCGGAGACGGCCTTGCTGATCGCGAGGAACGGGGTCCTGCGCGGCACCTCCAACAGTGGCAGGTCCTCGGCCCGGGCGGCCTCGACCAGGGCCTCCGGGACCGCCTCGTAGTTCACGCCGACGGCGAAGCCGATGCCGACGACCCCGGCCGCGGCGAGGCGGCGTACGTACCGGCGCATCTCCTGCGGATCCTCGGCGTCCAGCTTCATCGCGGTGATCAGGAGCAGTTCCCCGCCCTCCATATAGGGGACGGGGTCGGCGAGCTCGCTGACGTGGGCCCAGCGGACGGGGGTGTCCAGGCGGCTCTCCCCCGCCCGGACGCTGAGCTTGAGCGCCGAGTGCTGGACGAGCGAGGCGAGGGTGAGCGGCATCGGGTACCAGGGGCCTTAGAGGAAGGAGGGGCGCGGCGCGGAATTTCGCCTTGTCGTATGAACGACTCCCCTCGATTCTGCCACCTCGTACGGGTCGGCTCAGCCCGTCGCGGCCAGCCGGACCAGCAGCGGAGCCGCCCGCTCGCCGCGGACCGAGGTCAGCGAGAGCACCGCGTACCCGGGCGGTACGGCGTGCGCCAGCTCGGAGGCCGACCACCGCTCCCGCTCCACCTGGCGCACGGTCACCGCGTCCGTGGTCACGGCCTTGCCGGTGACCAGCTTGCGGAAGGCGTGGATGGCCCGGGTCAGCGGCTGGTCGGCGAAGACGGTCCGGTGGGTGACGTCGCGCGTCTCCACCCACTCGGTGCCCCAGGCCTCGGCGAAGCGCTTGCCGTCCCAGGTGGTGACCCCGGAGAAGGCCATCCGGCAGCCGACCGCCCCGAGCAGCGGAGTGCGCAGCGCCTCCGGTACGTCGTCCAGCGTGCGCAGCGTCAGCAGTACGCCCGCGTTCGCCGAGCGCAGCCGCTGCAGGCCCCGCACGGTCTGCGGGGTCAGGGTGTGGGAGGCGTCGTCGAAGGCGAGGAACGCGAACAGCGACCGGTCGGCGCGGGCGGCGGCGGAGGCGTTGAACTGCGCGAGCAGCAGCCGGGCCAGGATCCGGGAGGCGTCGGCGTGCCCGCGCTCGGGCAGGTCGATGCGGACGCGCAGCGGGTGTTCCAGGGCGCGCAGCGAGAAGGGCCGCCCCTGTCCGGTGGTGTCGAAGAAGCCGGCGAAGGCGGGCCGGTCGAGGAGGGCCACCCGGTCCGCGAGGGCGGGTCCCGGGTCGCCCTGGGCCGCGTACTGCCGTTCGCGTGCGTCGAGTTCGCGGAGCATCACCTGCTGTCCGGCGGCTTCGAGGTCGGTACGCAGTCCGCCGAGGGCCTCGGGTACCCGGTCGAGCAGTTCGCGCAGTTCGGGCACGGCGGGGAAGCGGCCGTACGCCGCGCGGAACGGGCCGAGCAGCTGGGCGAGGGCCGTCGCGGCCCGGCGTACCTCCAGGCCGGGGACGTCGCCGACGAAGGCCTCGGCGAGCAGGGTGGCCGCCTCGTCGGCGTCGGTGGTGCCGCCGTAGAGGTCGAGGTCGTAGACGGAGTCGGGGTCGCCGACGCGGACCACGACGTCGTACGCGGTGTCCGGCCCGAGCTGGGCGCCGGCCGAGGCGACGGCGATGACGGCGGCCTGTCCGGCCAGCGCCTGGAGGGCGAGCGATTCGACGACGGGCCGCACCAGCTGCCGGGTCTTGCCCGCGCCGGACGGGCCGACGGCGAGCAGCGAGGTGCCGAGCACGGCGGGGTCGAGGGCCAGGCGCGTGCCGCGCCGGCCGTACGGGTTGCGCTCGCTGTCGTCGACCGTGCCGAGCAGCACCTGCCGGGCCAGCAGGTCGTGCCGCGCGGCCCGGACGGGCAGGTCCCGGGCCCCTGACGGGTGGACGCAGGCGCCCGCGCCCTTGTCGCGCACGGCGTCGGCGAAGGCGGTGGCCCGTGCGGGCTCGGCCCGTACGGACTCCCAGGCGCGCCGGATCCGCGCGTAGTCGACGTCGTTCATCCGCCCGGCCCCGACCTCGGCCCCGAGCCGGTCGGCGGTCTCCCCCAACCCGGCGCCCCGCACCTGGGGCCACCCCACGGGATCGTCGGGACCGCCCTCCTCGGGCCGGGCCGGGACGGCCGCCTGCACCGCCTGTACGGCTCGGCTGCGGAGCATGCGGCGGGCCAGTTCGGGCCAGCGGCCGAGCCGCCCGAAACCGACGGCCAGGATGGCGATGACCAGGCCGTACCAGATGTACGAGGCCACCACGGAGGGCAGCTTCCCGGCCCAGGAGTCGGGCGTGAACATGTAGAGCGGCCAGAGCCAGAAGCCGCCCAGGTAGCCGTTCCAGAGCAGGGACCACAGCAGCAGCCCGGCGAGCAGGGCGATCAGCGCACCGCTGATCAGCTGCCGGGTCGGGGTCCGCTCGGGCTCCTCGGCGGCGCGCGGCACGTGTCCGTACGTCCACACGCCGGGCCCGTCGGAACTGCGCGGGGTGCGCAGCCAGTCGGCGAGGGACGGGGCGGAACCGGCGGGGGCGTGGGCGGGCTTCGGCGGGAGTGAGGGTGGCGGGCCGGCGGGGCGCGGGACGTGCCCGGCGCGCGGCGGGCGCTTCTCGTCCGTGCCGTACGTGCCGTCGGTGTCCATGAAACCCCTGCCCCCTGCCCGTGCCTGCGCTGCGTCGCTCAATGTAGTTGCCCGGAGGCGGCCGTGGGCCCCGTACGAGCCCCTGTCTCCGCAGCGTCCACAAGACAGGCGGCGGGTCCTTCCTATGGCCGTCACGGACAAGGACACGCGGGCACCACTCCCGAACGGAGCATGCCGTACCCCCTCCCCCGGGCCTAGCCTGCGGACAAAGACACAAGTGCGTCCGAAAACACCCCCCCAGGAGCCCTCCATGACCGCTGTCCCGCAGGAGCGCAAGATCGTCACCGCGATCCCCGGCCCCAAGTCGCAGGAGCTGCAGGCCCGCCGTCTCGAGACGGTCGCCGGCGGCGTGGGCTCCGTGCTCCCCGTCTTCACGGCCCGCGCCGGCGGCGGCATCATCGAGGACGTCGACGGCAACCGTCTGATCGACTTCGGTTCCGGCATCGCCGTGACCTCCGTCGGCGCCTCCGCCGAGGCCGTCGTGCGCCGCGCCTCCGCGCAGCTCGCGGACTTCACGCACACCTGCTTCATGGTCACGCCGTACGAGGGCTACGTCGAGGTCTGCGAGGCGCTGGCCGAGCTGACCCCGGGTGACCACGCGAAGAAGTCGGCGCTGTTCAACTCCGGCGCCGAGGCCGTCGAGAACGCCGTCAAGATCGCCCGTGCGTACACCAAGCGCCAGGCCGTCGTCGTCTTCGACCACGGCTACCACGGCCGCACCAACCTCACGATGGCGCTGACGGCGAAGAACATGCCGTACAAGAACGGCTTCGGCCCGTTCGCCCCCGAGGTCTACCGCGTCCCGGTCGCCTACGGCTACCGCTGGCCCACCGGCGCCGAGAACTGCGGCCCCGAGGCCGCCGCCCAGGCGATCGACCAGATCACCAAGCAGATCGGCGCCGACAACGTCGCCGCGATCATCATCGAGCCGGTCCTCGGCGAGGGCGGCTTCATCGAGCCGGCCAAGGGCTTCCTGCCGGCGATCGTGAAGTTCGCCAACGAGAACGGCATCGTCTTCGTCGCCGACGAGATCCAGTCCGGCTTCTGCCGCACCGGCCAGTGGTTCGCGTGCGAGGACGAGGGCATCGTCCCGGACCTGATCACCACCGCCAAGGGCATCGCGGGCGGTCTGCCGCTCGCCGCCGTGACCGGCCGCGCCGAGATCATGGACGCCGCGCACGCGGGCGGTCTGGGCGGCACGTACGGCGGCAACCCGGTGGCCTGCGCCGGTGCGCTGGGCTCCATCGAGACCATGAAGGAGCTCGACCTCAACGCCGCGGCGAAGAAGATCGAGTCCGTCATGAAGACCCGTCTGACGGCCATGCAGGAGAAGTACGACATCATCGGCGACATCCGCGGCCGCGGCGCCATGATCGCGATCGAGCTGGTCAAGGACCCGGTGTCCAAGACCCCGTTCCCGGAGGCGGCCGGCGCGCTCGCCAAGGCCTGCCACGCCGAGGGCCTGCTCGTCCTCACCTGTGGCACCTACGGCAACGTGCTCCGTTTCCTCCCCCCGATCGTCATCGGCGAGGACCTGCTGAACGAGGGCCTGGACCTCATCGAGGCGGCGTTCGCGGCCATCGGCACGGACGTCTGAGCGACCTTCCGAACACGGGAGCCCGCCGGTACCCCCGGTAACGGGCGGACGCTGTGAAGAAGATGTGGGGGGCCGATGGCAGGAGCGCGATCCTGCTGTCGGTCCCCTTTCCGCTGCCGTACGGTTTCTGCAGATGAGTGAGACACCCCGCTCCCGGGAAACCGGGGGCGACACCAGTACCGGGCTTCCCCAGCGCCGCACTGGGCCTGCGTTCGCGCACACTCCTCACCGATCGGACGGCCGTTCGCCCCAAACCCCCCGGGGCGCTCGGCAACCCGATCCGGGCGGCCGTCCCGGAACCATCCCCCCTGTTCCGGGACGGCCGGCCATCCTCCTCCTTCTCTCCCTGCTGGGGCTCGCCCTGACGACCTGGCAGGTACTGGTCGCGGGTCCGCTGCTCACGCCGGACGAGAGCCTCAGCCGCGCCCTGGTCCGTACGGTCCCCGACTCCGTCACCGAGCGCCTCTCCGACCTCGGCAACGTCCCGGTCGCCGTGCCGGTCCTGGTGCTGGCGATGGCGTACTCCGTCCGGCGCTCCCGGGCCTGGGTCCCGGCGCTGACGGCAGGGCTGGCGATGGCCCTGGTCCCGGCCGTGATCGTGCCGCTGAAGGAGTGGACCGCCCGCCCGGGGCCCCTGGAGCCGTGGGCCGCCGGCTACTACCCCTCGGGCCACACGGCCACCTCCGCCGTCGCGTACATCGGCGCGGCCCTGCTGATCGGCCCGTACACGCGCCGCGCGTGGCCGATGGCCGCCGCGCTCGTCCTGACCGCCGCCACGGCCACCGGCCTGATCCTGCGCGGCTGGCACTGGCCCCTGGACGTACTGGCCAGCTGCTTCCTGTGCGCGCCCCTGCTGCTGGCCGTCGCCCACGCCGTACGCCGCGCTGTCAGACCCTCCGCCTAGCCTGACACCCGTTCCGTATCGGCGAGGGAGGGGTGGCGCGATGGGTGCCAGCGGGTGGGACTACGTCACGGAGTACGAGGGCAGCGTCGAGGCATCACTGAGCGCCCTTCAGGAGCGGGTGTTCGCGGAGGAGTTCGGGGAGATGGACGACTACCCGGACCTGGCCGCGCTGTGGGCCGACCACGAGTTCATGGGTACGCAGGGCACGCACACGATCCTCGACGTCGTACGGGTCGCCCCCGGCCCGGAGGAGGAGGACGGCGCCGTCCGTCCCCTCGCGGCCGACCGGCTGCTCCACCACTTCGGGACGGACCGGCCGACCGTGGCCCAGTACGAGGGGGCACTCGCACGGGCGGAGCGGGCGATGAGCCACGAGGAGTACACGGAAAGCCTGCTGGGCGAGGCGGACCTGCGGTGGAGCGGGCTGTACGTCCTGCTGTACACGGACGGGCAGCCCACCCACATCGGCTTCCACGGCTCCTCCGGGGACTAGGGGGTGTCCGGCGGCTCCCCCCTAGCCGCCGAAGTAGGCGTCGAAGTTCTTCGAGAACTCCCAGCCGCCGAAGCGGTCCCAGTTGATCGACCAGGTCATCAGGCCGCGCAGGGCGGGCCAGGTGCCGTGCGTCCGGTAGGTCCCGCAGTCGGTCTTCTTCGTCAGGCAGTCCAGCGCCTTGTTCACCTCGGCGGGCGAGGTGTGGCCGTTGCCCGCGTTGGTCGTGGCCGGGAGGCCGATCGCCACCTGCTCCGGCCGCAGCGGCGGGAAGACGCGCGCGGTGTTGCCCGCGACCGGGAAGCCGGTGAGCAGCATGTCGGTCATGGCGATGTGGAAGTCCGCCCCGCCCATGGAGTGGTACTGGTTGTCGAGGCCCATGATCGGGCCCGAGTTGTAGTCCTGGACGTGGAGCAGGGTGAGGTCGTCGCGCAGGGCGTGGATGACCGGGAGGTAGGCGCCGGCGCGCGGGTCCTGGCCGCCCCAGGGGCCGGGCCCGTAGTACTGGTGGCCGAGCTGGACGAAGAAGGTCTCCGGGGCCATGGTCAGGACGAAGTCCGGGCCGTACTTGGCCTTCAGCGTCTTGACGGCGGAGATCAGGTTGACGATCACCGGGGTGGTCGGGGCGCGGAAGTCGGTGTCGCCCGTCGCGAGCGAGAGCGAGTGGCCCTCGAAGTCGATGTCGAGCCCGTTGAGCCCGTACCCGTCGATGATCTTGCTGACGGAGGACACGAAGGTGTCGCGGGCGGCCGTGGTGGCGAGCTGGACCTGGCCGTTCTGGCCGCCGATCGAGATCAGCACCTTCTTGCCCGCGGCCTGCTTGGCCTTGATGGCGGCCTTGAACTCGGCCGCGGACTCCACGTTCGGGCACTCGCTGACGGGGCAGAGCGAGAAGCGGATGTCCCCCGAGGTCACCGACGTCGGCTCGCCGAAGGCGAGGTTGATGACGTCCCAGGAGGCCGGGACGTCGGCCATCCGGACGTAGCCGGAGCCGTTGGCGAAGCTCGCGTGCAGGTACCCGACCAGGGCGTGGGCCGGCAGTCCCGGGTCGCCCGGGTTGCCGCCGCCGCTCGTCGTGGAGGCGGAGACGGGGGCGCTCCTCGCGGACTCGCCGGCCGCGTTCACCGCGCTGACCTGGAAGGTGTACGAGGTGGACGGGGCGAGCCCGGTGACGGTCGCCGAGGTCCCGGTGACGCTCACGGGCGCGGCGCCGTCCCGGTGGAGCTTGTACGAGGTGGCGCCGGACGCGGCCGACCAGGAGAGGTTCAGGCTGCTCGAGGTGGCGCCGGAAGCGGTCAGGCCGGTGGGGGCGGCCGGGGGCTGGGGCTGGCCGGGTCCGGAGCCGCCCGGGTCGGGGCCGACGAGCGTGACGTCGTCCGTGAGGTGGGCGGGCTGGCCGTACCAGCCGTGCGTGTAGATCGTCACCGAGGTGGTGGCCGCGCCCGTACGGAACGTCGTGCTCAGCTGCTTCCAGGCGCCCGGGGTCTGCGTCCAGGTGGACACGTCGGTGGTACCGGTCCCGGCCGCGCCGAGGTAGACGTACGCGCCCTGCACCCAGGCACCGAGCGTGTACGTCGAGTCCGGCTTGACGGTGACGGTCTGGGAGCAGCGGGCGTTGTCCTGGCCGGCCGGGGTGGCCTTGAGGGCGGAACCGCCGCCGTGGACGGGGGCGGTGACGACGGCGCCGCTGCCCGCCGAGCAGCTCCAGCCGTCGAGTCCGGCTTCGAAGCCGCCGTTGCGGGCGAGGTCGGCGTCGACCGCGGCGGCGGACTGGCCCGCGGCGAGGAACCCGGCCACCGCGAGGGCGGCCGCGGTGAAGAGGGACACAGGTCTGCGCACAACTGCCTCCGGAACATGGGGGGATGGAGCCAGGCCGCCGGTGAGGCGGCAGCGGCGCCCAACCTGGTCCAGACCAATGCCCTTGTCAAGGCTTCCGGCTCTCCTCCCCCACCGCCCGCGCCGCGGCCTCGTGCATCGCGAGCTCCAGCAGCACCGGATCGGTGAGCGTCCCGCCGTCCGGGGCCACCAGCCAGCGCACCCCGCCCGTGGGCCGGCCGGGGTAGGGGACCACGATCCAGGTCCCGCGCCCGGCTCCCCGTACACCGGTGCCGATCCAGCGGGACGCCGTACCCGGGGGCACGAAGAAGCCCAGCCGCGAGTCGGCGGGGTCGGCGAGCACCGGGCCGGGCCGGTGGAGGAGCTGCGTCAGGACCTCGAGGGCGGCCTGCCCCAGCTCCCCGGGCAGGATCAGCACGTCCCAGTGCCGGCCGGCGGGCAGCAGGACGACCCCGAGGGGGTTGCGCTCCCACTCCCACCGGCAGGCGTCGGGGTCCGGCGCCACCGACACGAGCCATTCCACCGCGGTCCTGATCTCCGAGCCCTGCATCGCCCGGCCTCCGTTCTCTGGGGTGAGGTGTACTCACCGGGAGAGAGCGGGGCCGGGCCCTGCGATGACGCGGGTTTCAGCACCCCGTGGTGGTGAAACGGCTCACGGCATGAACCGCGGCGCGCGCGGGGGCGTACGGGGAGCCGTGCGGTCGTGGGCTGCGGTCAGCTGTCGAAGCCCAGGCCGAGCTTGTCCAGCGCCTTCAGCCACAGGTTGCGGCGCCCGCCGCGGGCGTCCGCCCGGGCCAGGGACCACTTGGTGAGGGTGATCCCGGTCCAGGCGAAGGGCTCCGGCGGGAACGGCATGGGCCGCGACTTCACCATCTCCAGCTCGGTCCGCTCGGTGCGGGCCCCGTCGAGCAGGTCCAGCATCACGTCGGCGCCGAAGCGGGTGGCCCCGACCCCGAGCCCGGTGTAGCCGGCCGCGTAGGCGACCCTGCCGCCGTGCGCCGTGCCGAAGAAGGCGGAGAAGCGCGAGCAGGTGTCGATGGCCCCGCCCCAGGCGTGGCTGAACTTGATGCCCTCCAGCTGCGGGAACGCGCTGAAGAAGTGCTGCGCGAGCTTCAGGTACGTCTCGGGGCGGTGGTCGTACTCGGAGTCGAGCTTGCCGCGGTAGGGGTAGATGGCGTCGTAGCCGCCCCACAGGATGCGGTTCTCCGGGGTGATGCGGAAGTAGTGGAACTGGTTGGCGCTGTCACCCAGGCCCTGGCGGTTGTTCCAGCCGATGGCCTTCAGCTGGTCGGCGGTCAGCGGCTCGGTCATCAGCGCGTAGTCGTAGACGGGCACCGTGAACGGCCGGATCCGCTTGACCAGCGAGGGGAAGATGTTGGTGCCGAGCGCCACGCGGCGGGCGAAGATCCGCCCGTACGGGGTGCGCACGGCCATCCCGGCGCCCGAGGAGGCCAGGGACAGCCCCCGGGTGTTCTCGTAGATCCGCACGCCCAGCGACAGGCAGGCCTCCTTCAGGCCCCATGCCAGCTTGGCGGGGTTGAGCATGGCGACCCCGTCGGTGTCCCACAGGCCCGCGAGGAACGTCGGCGAGTCGACCTCGGCGCGCAGCTCCTCGCGGTCCAGCCAGCGCGAGCCGCCGGCGAGGCCCAGCTTCTCGGCCTCCTCGTACAGCTCGCGCAGCTCCTCGACCTGGTGGGGCTCGGTGGCCACGTCGATCTCGCCGGTGCGCTCGAAGTCGCAGTCGATGCCGTAGCGGGCGATGGCCGCCTCGATCTCGTCGAGGTTGCGGGCGCCCAGCTCCTCCAGCTTGGCGAGCTCGCCCGGCCAGCGGGCCATGCCGTTGGCGAGGCCGTGCGTGAGGGAGGCTGCGCAGAAGCCCCCGTTGCGTCCGGAGGCGGCCCAGCCCGCCTCCTTGGACTCGATCAGGACGACGTCCCGGGCGGGGTCGCGCTCCTTGGCGATCAGCGCGGTCCACAGTCCGCTGTACCCGGCGCCGATGACGAGCAGGTCGCAGGCCTCGTCCGACGTCAGCGCCGGCTGTGCGGCGGGCTTGCCGGGGTCGTCCAGCCAGTACGAGACCGGCAGTGCTTCGGAAAGGGATTGAGCAACGCTTCGCATGGCGACTGGGGCCATGGCTTCCAACTCCCTACAGAGTTACTTGGGCTGTGCGTTCTTGCGGCGGTTCCCGACCATCTGGCCGGCGAGCACCACCAGCACCGCGATGACGAACATCGCCGTACCGATGACGTTGATCTGGACAGGCGTACCGCGCTGGGCCGATCCCCACACGAACATGGGGAAGGTGACGGTGTTGCCGGAGTTGAAGTTGGTGATGATGAAGTCGTCGAACGAGAGCGCGAACGAGAGCAGCGCGCCCGCGGCGATACCGGGTGCCGCGATCGGGAGGGTTACCCGTACGAAGGTCTGCACCGGCCCCGCGTAGAGGTCGCGGGCGGCCTCCTCCAGGCGCGGGTCCATCGACAGGACGCGTGCCTTGACGGCGGCGACGACGAAGCTGAGGCAGAACATGATGTGGGCGATCAGGATCGTCCAGAAGCCCAGCTGGATGCCCATGTTGAGGAAGAGGGCGAGCAGCGAGGCAGCCATCACGATCTCGGGCATGGCCATCGGCAGGAAGATCAGCGAGTTCACCGCACCGCGCGCCCGGAAGCGGTAGCGGACGAGCGCGAAGGCGATGGCCGTGCCGAGGACGGTGGCGCCGATGGTGGCCCACACGGCGATCTGGAGCGACAGGGACAGGGAGCCGCACAGGTCGGCGACCCCGCAGGGGTCCTTCCAGGCGTCGAGCGAGAACTCCTGCCAGGCGTAGTTGAACCGCCCGGTGGGGTTGTTGAAGGAGAAGACCGTCACGACGACGTTCGGCAGGATCAGGTAGGCGAGCGTGCCGAGTCCGAAGATGACGACGAGATTGCGCCGGAGCCAACGCATCAGACCAGGTCCTCCGTCCCCGCTCGGCGGATGTAGATGGTGACCATGATCAGCACGATGGCCATGAGGATGAAGGACAGCGCGGCGGCCGTCGGGTAATCGAGGATGCGCAGGTACTGCGACTGGATGACGTTGCCGATCATCCGGGTGTCCGTGGAGCCGAGCAGTTCGGCGTTCACGTAGTCGCCGCTCGCCGGGATGAAGGTGAGCAGGGTGCCGGAGACCACGCCCGGCATGGAGAGCGGGAAGGTCACCTTCCGGAAGGTCGTGGCGGGGCGGGCGTACAGGTCCCCGGCCGCCTCGTGGAGGCGGGTGTCGATGCGCTCCAGGGAGGTGTAGAGCGGCAGGATCATGAAGGGGAGGAAGTTGTACGTCAGACCGCAGACGACGGCGAGCGGCGTGGCGAGCACCCGCTCCCCCTCGGTCATCCCGAGCCAGCTGGTGACGTCCAGGACGTGCAGGGTGTTGAGGACGTCCACCACCGGGCCGCCGTCGGCCAGGATCGTCTTCCAGGCCAGCGTGCGGATCAGGAAGCTGGTGAAGAACGGCGCGATGACCAGCACCAGCAAAAGGTTTCTCCAGCGGCCTGCCTTGAAGGCGATCAGGTAGGCCAGCGGGTACCCGAGCAGCAGGCACAGCACGGTCGCGGTGCCGGCGTAGAGCAG
This genomic interval carries:
- a CDS encoding ABC transporter permease, which translates into the protein MTATVAPPEAEAATEPPVHRPSVRKRLVPYWLLLPGILWLLVFFVLPMIYQASTSVQTGSLEEGFQVTWHFQTYWDALTEYYPQFLRSLLYAGTATVLCLLLGYPLAYLIAFKAGRWRNLLLVLVIAPFFTSFLIRTLAWKTILADGGPVVDVLNTLHVLDVTSWLGMTEGERVLATPLAVVCGLTYNFLPFMILPLYTSLERIDTRLHEAAGDLYARPATTFRKVTFPLSMPGVVSGTLLTFIPASGDYVNAELLGSTDTRMIGNVIQSQYLRILDYPTAAALSFILMAIVLIMVTIYIRRAGTEDLV
- a CDS encoding NAD(P)/FAD-dependent oxidoreductase, producing MAPVAMRSVAQSLSEALPVSYWLDDPGKPAAQPALTSDEACDLLVIGAGYSGLWTALIAKERDPARDVVLIESKEAGWAASGRNGGFCAASLTHGLANGMARWPGELAKLEELGARNLDEIEAAIARYGIDCDFERTGEIDVATEPHQVEELRELYEEAEKLGLAGGSRWLDREELRAEVDSPTFLAGLWDTDGVAMLNPAKLAWGLKEACLSLGVRIYENTRGLSLASSGAGMAVRTPYGRIFARRVALGTNIFPSLVKRIRPFTVPVYDYALMTEPLTADQLKAIGWNNRQGLGDSANQFHYFRITPENRILWGGYDAIYPYRGKLDSEYDHRPETYLKLAQHFFSAFPQLEGIKFSHAWGGAIDTCSRFSAFFGTAHGGRVAYAAGYTGLGVGATRFGADVMLDLLDGARTERTELEMVKSRPMPFPPEPFAWTGITLTKWSLARADARGGRRNLWLKALDKLGLGFDS
- a CDS encoding ABC transporter permease; its protein translation is MRWLRRNLVVIFGLGTLAYLILPNVVVTVFSFNNPTGRFNYAWQEFSLDAWKDPCGVADLCGSLSLSLQIAVWATIGATVLGTAIAFALVRYRFRARGAVNSLIFLPMAMPEIVMAASLLALFLNMGIQLGFWTILIAHIMFCLSFVVAAVKARVLSMDPRLEEAARDLYAGPVQTFVRVTLPIAAPGIAAGALLSFALSFDDFIITNFNSGNTVTFPMFVWGSAQRGTPVQINVIGTAMFVIAVLVVLAGQMVGNRRKNAQPK